In Peptostreptococcus equinus, the DNA window TTCAACGGGCTTTTCAAGTCTTTCAACCTTATTCAGCATTTTTTCTTTACTTCTTGCTCTTTTTACATGTTTTTCTCTGCCATATGATTTTAATCTTTCAATAGATTCTTCTTGCTTTTTAATTTCTCTTTGTTGATTTTCAAAATTTTTCATAGCGATTTCTTTTTCTATTTTTGCTTTTCTTTGGTAATCACTATAATTCCCATCATATGCTTTTAGCCTTTTATTAGATATTTCAAATATTCTATTAACAGATTGATCTAAAAAATATCTATCATGTGAAATAATCATTATAGTTCCATTATATGCTCTTAAAAATCCCTCTAGCCATTCTACAGCATCTGCATCTAAATGGTTAGTCGGTTCATCTAGCATTAATAAAGATGGCTTACTAAGAAGCAACTTTCCTAACAAAACCCTAGTTTTCTCTCCCCCAGATAAGACATTTATTTGCTTTTCAAAATCTTCATCTGAGAATCCTAGCCCTCTTAAAGTACCTACTACTTCACTTTTATATCCATATCCGTTATTTTCTTCAAAATCTTCATATTTTTTACCATACAAATCCATCAATTTTTCCAGATCACTTGATGATACACTAGAATCAGACGATTTATCTGCAATTTCTTTTTCAATATTTCTAAGTTCTTCCTCGGCACTAATTAAATCTGAAAAAACCGATAATATTTCTTCATAAACAGTTTTATCAGATACAAAGTTAGTATTTTGCTCCAAATAACCTATTTTACAGTCCTTTGAAGTAAAAATATCTCCCTTATCATACCCGTATATTCCTGTTATAATTTTAAATAAGGTCGTTTTTCCAGTACCATTAATACCGACAATACCGACCTTATCCGACTCTCTTATTGAAAAAGATATATCTTCAAGTATGGTTTCAACTCCAAAGCTTTTTGTGAGCTTGTTACATGATAACATTATCATAAGTTGTCCTCCTATCAATTATCTTTATTTTTCTCTGTTTATATATATCTAATATTGGTTTATCTTTAAATTAGGTATTGCATTTAATTCCATACCATCTCTTCTTCCATTTATATACCTATAATAACCAGCACAGCCTATCATAGCTGCATTATCTGTACATAAAACTAAAGGTGGATATCTAAGCTCCAAATTGTTATCCTTACATATTTGTTCGAACTTATATCTAAGAGCTGAATTTGCTGCTACTCCACCAGATAAAGCCACAGTGCTATATTTCTTATCAAGAGCTGCCCTTATAGTTTTTTGACTAAGGACATCCACTACAGCATTTTGGAAAGATGCACATACATCCTCTTCTACTATATCTAAATTTTTCATTTTCATTGAGTTTAAGTAATTCAATACTGAAGATTTTAACCCGCTAAATGAAAAATCATAGCCAGGATCATTTAAGCATGCTCTTGGAAAATCTATTGCATTAGGATTTCCATTTTTCGCCATTCTATCTACAATAGGCCCACCTGGATAGCCAAGATTCATGGCTCTTGCTATTTTGTCAAAAGCTTCACCTGATGCATCATCCTTGGTCTTTCCTATTATCTCATAATCTCCATAGTCCTTTACTTCAACTAAGTGCGTATGACCACCAGATACTATTAAAGTAATGAATGGTGGCTTTAAACTTTTATGTTCAATATAATTTGCTGATAAATGACCTTCTATGTGATTTACACCAACAAGAGGTATCTTTAAGGTAAAGGCAAGAGCTTTTGCATATGATAAGCCTACTAGCAATGCTCCTACCAAACCTGGTCCATATGTAACTGCTATGTGACTAATATCTTCAAATCCTATACCTGCTCTATCTAAAGCTTCTTGCACTACTATATCAATATTTTCTACATGTTTTCTTGATGCTACTTCAGGAACCACACCACCAAATTTTTTATGTGTTTCTATTTGAGTAGAAATCACATTAGAAAGAACCTCTCTTCCATTTTTTAAAATAGCGCAAGCTGTTTCATCACAACTACTTTCTATTGCCAAAGTAATAATGTCATCTTCATTAATTTTGATTTTTTCATCATTAGATTTTTTTTCAATTTTTTCTAAGTCTTTATTATTAAAGACTTCAGTAATATTATCTATATTATTCAATTAAAACACCTCTCTAAGTTGTTTCCACATTATTAGGGCATCTTCTTTATTGTCACCATAATACTCTTTCCTTAAGCCACCATTTAAAAAACCATACTTTTTATATAAGTTTTGTGCAACAATATTTGATTTTCTCACCTCTAATGTTATTGATGCAAGCCTATCTCTTTCGCACTTTTCTATAAACTTACACATCATTTCATCACCTATTTTCTGACCTCTAAAATCTTTATGAACAGCTACATTAGTTATGTGAGCTTCATCCAAAATATACCAAGCTCCTATATAGGCTACTATTTTACCATCCTCATTTTCAGCTACAATATATCTAGCCAATTTATTTTTCAACTCATCTTTAAATGCAGATAAGGACCATGGATCAGAAAAGCAAGATACTTCAACTTCATGTACTCCATTTATATCATCTGATTTCATATTTCTATACTTCATTTCTTTTTATTTTTTCCTCATATTGTATTTCTGCCTGTGATTTTCTAATATATAAAGCTTCTAAATCATAAGCATTTTTTATATCTATATTTTTTTCATATTTTTTCTTTGCCAATACACATATACTAGATGCCTTTGAAATATTTTTATCAGTATCCACAATTTCTATATTGTCTGTTTTTAATTTTTCTTTATGCTTTATTGTGCCCTCTCCTAATAAAATAAAATTACTATCATTTTGCCTTATAGAGTCCAATAAATCATCTATTGATATCACATCGATATCAACTACTTTCTCTAGTTCATTTTTTTCAGCCTTGTAGATAGCTGCATACACATTATCGGCCTGTGCATCTAATATAGGAACTATTATCTTATCTGTATTTACAACATTCTGTGCAAGTGTTTCTAAGGAATTAACAGCAATGATAGGAATATCCTTTACATGGCTTATAGCCTTTACTGTAGCAAGGGCAATTCTAATACCTGTAAATGATCCTGGTCCTATACATACACCAATTAAATCAATTTCATCTATTTTTGTATCAGCCAAATCCAGCAAACTATCTAACATTGGCATTAATTTTTGTGAATGTGTTCTTTTATCGTTTATTATTATCTCACCAACTAGAACATCATCAATCTGAAGAGCTATACTAGCTGCTTTTGTAGAACTATCGAAGCTCAATATTTTCATTTTTTAACAACTCCTCTACAAGTTTTTCATATTTTAATCCATATGCCTTAAACTCTACTTCTCTTCCCTCTTCACAATAAGAAATATAAAGTTCTAACCTCTCTTTTGGCAATATATCTTCTATAATATTTGACCATTCGATTATACATACGCCATTAGAGTTTATATAATCTTCAAAGCCTATATCATACATTTCTACACTTTCACCTATTCTATATACATCAAAGTGATAAAGCTTTAATCTTCCTTCTTCATATTCATTTATTATTGTAAAAGTTGGACTTGTGATGTCCTCTTCTATACCTAAACTATGAGCAATACTTCTTGTCATGCAAGTTTTTCCGGCACCTAAGTCACCATTTAAGCATAAAATAGCACCTTCAAATAAAAGCTTAGCTATTTTTTGTCCGAGTTTTATAGTAGAATCTTCATTTTTCAGAAATATTTTTTTCATATTACCTCCCGATTCTATTTATCTATAATATAAGTACTATAATTAACCCACTATATTTATATTTTATACTTATATTATTTATATCAATTACAAATTAATGTAAAATGACCTAATTCACTAGTATATATTATATCATTGATTTTTCAATATTCCTAGCTTTTAAAATCCAAAAATAAAAAACATCTAAGTATTTAGATGTTTTTTATTTTATATTTATTTAATTAAATCTTTTGATATTGCACTTTCTCCCCCTACTATAAAAACTTTTTCTATATTATTAATTTTTTCTTCTATTACTTTAGGTATAGTCTCTTTTTCTGTTAAAATAATAGGCCCTTTTAATTTTAAAGATAAACCTGAAGCAACAAGTGCATCCACAAAATATGCTTCTTTTCCAGATACTAACACAATACTATCACTTTGAGGATAAGCTTTGTCTCCTACTAGTTTCGCTGTTTCAAACCTATTACTTCCAGCAATTCTATTAGTTTTAACTTTGAATTTGAATTCATTTGATATCCTTTTATACCCACCAATTATAGTAAGCTCTTTTTTAGAATTGATTATTTTTTCAGTTTTATCTGTAACATAATTCTTCTTTGCTAAAAGTATTGGAGTCTTATTCTTAGCTGACAAAGTTCCCGCCGCTAATGCATCCGCATATGCTTCTCCACTTGTCAAAATTATTTCATCAGACTTTAGTCCTAATTCTATTAATTTTTCATATATTTTTTCTGCTGTTGTATACCTATCTGATCCTGCTAATCTATTTACTTTGTAAGATTCTTTCTTCAGTTTGTTTTCTATTCCAGCATTAAGCACATTATAACCACCACAAATGTATACATCTTCTGCCTTTAATCTTTTTATTTCATTTAACAAATCCTTATTTATATTGGAATCAGCTAATAAAATTGGTGCATCTAAATAACTTGCTAATGTGCTAGCAACTAAAGCATCTACTTCTGTTTTCCCACTAGCTATTACAACTTTTTTGCTTCCATTAGGATAATTATATTTACTTACTTCTATAGATGTAAGATATCTATTATCTCCAGAAATTCTTTTTATTTTTTTACCATTATTTTTTATTATATTGGCATTTATATCAGTATCTTCATCATATTGTCTAATGGTAGTAGTATCTATTGACCACTTATCAAACTTATATCCCTTTGCAAGCTTTAACTGTGGGATTTCTAATTTCACTGGAGTACCTTTTTTTACATAATATGTAGTAGGATCATTTGTACTTGCATTTTCGGGAACTTTGAAGTTTACACTCACATAATCATCTGGTTTTTCTATGGTACCACCTATGTATACATCTAACATTTGCAATTCTATAAAATGATACTTACTATTAGAAAATAATTCTTTATGCTTAGGATTATTAGTTATTAATTTTACAGGTTGATCATCACCTACTGTTTTTCCATCTTGCTTTTTATAAAAAGAATCCGTATCTAATTTTTTCAATGATAGTGGTATTTTTGTTTCTTTTAAAAGAGAATTTGAAAATGCATTGGCTCTTATTTCTTCAACGCCTTCATTTAACTTCAATTCCTTTAATCTCTTCCATTTTGGATTTTGCTCAAATGTATTTTCAGAAATAACTTTTATATTCGCTGGTATTTCTAGACTTTCTAATCTATTAGCCTGAAAAGCTCTTGGTCCTATCTCTTTTATTGTTGAAGGTATCTCTAAAGTATTAATTCTTATACCTAAGAATGCAGATTTTCCTATCTTCTCTAAACCTTTTGGCAACTCTATTTTATTGAACGAGTCATTAGTATTCATTGAAAATAACCCGTCTGGAACTTCTTTTAATCTATTTGGTAGTTTTATTTTTATATTTTCTGTATTAAGTGCGAATACAGCAATACCTAGTTTATTGATACTTTCGGGCAATATAACTTCTTTTAATTTATTACCATGAAAAGCCCCGCTACCTATTTCCTCAATGCCTTCATGGAGGTCAATATTTTCTATAGAATTATCCTTAAAGGCATTTTCGCCTATTATTTTTATAGACTTATGCATCGCTATGCTTTTTAATCCATTTGGTGAAATTATATTGTCTAAAGGATATTTAATTCCCTCTGCAGTTTGAAAAGCACTCTCTCCTATCTCCTCTATTATTTGTCCTTTGTCTGTTTTTTCTGGAATAACTAAATTTTTATTTACTAAATATTTTTCCCTACCTGTGTTTGAATATCCCAATATTTTATTTCCATCATATACAAAATCACTTGGGTTCCATTTAGCTAATTCACTATACTCCAGATTAGAAAGTAAATCTTTTAATTGTGCCACTTTATTATCTACTTCTGTTTGACTTACTTTATCATTGTTTATAATTGATTGAGTACTAATAATTTCAGCTTTGATTTTACTAGTTGAATCCTCATTTAATAAACTTGGGTTTATTGATGATATTTTATTGTACAATTCTTTTAACTCGTTTTTATCAGCACCTATACTTACAAGTTTTTTCATCGATTCACTTAGCATGTTATCTGCCTCATCTATTTGATTTTGATTTGCATCAAAATTAGAGAATACAGCTTTCGCCTTACTTAAATTAGAATTAAATTCATCAAAAGAATTTTTTTCATAGTTGCTAGCGATTTTAGTATTTGCTGTATTAATAGTTTGAAAAAGTTTGCTTCTATCTACTATGTTTGTTGGTAAAATAAATTTTTGATATTTACTCTCGGCTGTGTATACACTAGACTCTATATGATTAGGATTTCTAGTATACATAAATACAGTTCCGCTATTTTCATCTCCAGGCTGAAGCTGACCTGCTGGTATTTTTTCCATACCTGTATTACGTGCGAATACATAGCCTTGAATTTTAAATATGTTATAAGGTATATTCACGCTCTTGATATGATTGTCTTCAAAACTATAATTATCCAACTGTAGTTGCACCACATCATCAGAAATCATTAATTCGTCTATACTGTTTTTGGAAAATGCTCTATTTCCAACTTTGACAATTGTAGAAGGTAAATTAATCTTACTTATTTTATTATTTTGAAAAGCATACGAGTCGATTATTTTTACACCTTTATTTATGTTTAATTCACTGATATTATTGTTTTTAAATGCTGCAACACCTATATAAAAATCCTTAAAATCCTCTTTCATACTTGGCAATTTTATCGAATTTATCCCCTTATCACTAAAAGCACTGGGTCCTATTCCTGTTATAGGCTTCTTTATTTTCACTCCATTTTCTTCAACTTCATTAAAATCTGGTATCACAACATCCTTATAGTTTTCAAATTTACTTAATCCTTGAGGAGAAAATCCTGTAACCGCATAATATGTCATCCCTTTAATCATCTTTTCCTGTAAAGTTGAATATGTAAAATCATCTTGATTCCATGAAACAGATTTTTCATCAACTACAGCCTTAATTTTTATATTTAAATTAGATATAAATCCATTAGCCGCATCTTGATCACTTAAAACATTATCTTTATATTCTGAAAATTTACCTGAAATTTCTACTGTTTTACCATTAAAATTATCTACATTCCATGTAATTCCTGTCTCATGTTCATTATATACACCCTTTAACATAACTTTTTTGTTCAATATTTTTATAAGCTCTTGTTTGCTAGTAGAAGCAGGAACATTTATTTCTCCTAAATTTATATTTAAAGCATTTGAAACTGGAGCAAGTAAATACATTTTTGTTTCACGTTCATAAGGTATATTTATTTCATTTAATGTCGTAGGTATTGATTTTTCAATAAATTTTATTGGAACTCCTTGATTTGATATAGCAAAGTTGCTTACTTGCGTTTTATCGAATACATTAGCTGATAAGACACCAAAATTTTGCCCAAAATCTATTTGACTATTTAACAAAGGACAGTTTAAAAATGCTTTTCCTCCTATTTCTTTGATGCTACTGGCCATTTTTACACTTTCTAGGTTGGCACAATTACTAAAAGATAAGGTTGAAATTTTTTCTAAACCTTCATTTAAATTTAAAGCTTTGATACCTGTTTTAATAAAAGCACCCTCTTGAATTTCTTTTAATGTAGATGGAAATTTAACATCAATTAAAGAGTTCTGCATTCCAAAAGCTTGTTTTTCAATTACTTCTAGTCCTTCATTTAGTTGTAGTGACGATATTTTTGTTACACCATTAGTGGCTGTAGTATAAAATGCCTTTGATCCAATTCTTTTTACTGCATGCCCTCCTATTGTTTCTGGTATAATTACATTTGTTTCTTTTCCTTTGTAAGCAATAATAGCACCAGTATTTGAATCAAATACAAAATCTTCTTCTGAATTTTCGGCTAGTGCAGGTTCATTTATATATGTATAAGTTGGAACTATAGGTGTAAACGACATTGTAAAAGCTATTAGTAGTACTAATATTTTCTTTTTATTCATAATTTCCCCCAAATTAAATTTATCTTATTGATATCGATAGCCATTATAAATATTTACTACTACAACAAACCGCCCTTAATTTTAAGCGCGGTTTGTTTATAAAAGTATCAATTTTTTATTATTTATTTTCTGCTTCAGCTGCCATCATACAAGCTGTTGCTATAGAAACTAATTTAGCATCTTCACCATCAGATCTTGAGCAAACAACTACAGGGACTTTGGCTCCAACTATTACTCCACCGAAAGTCCATCCACCTAAGTACTTAGCTGTTTTAAGTAATACATTACCTGCTTCTATAGCTGGTACTATAAGTATATCAGCTTTTCCTGCTACTGGATCATCTATTCCTTTTACTTCCACTGCATGTGCATCTACAGCATTGTCCATCTGAAGTGGTCCACTTACTATACATCCTTTTATTTCTCCTGACTGGTTCATTTTCTGAAGTTCAGTAGCATCTACTGTAGCAGGCATTTTATCATAATATTTTTCTTTAGCACAAATCATTGCTACTTTTGGTTCTTTATTCCCAAGAGCATGTGCTACTTCCACTGCATTTTCTATTATACCCTTCTTCTGTTCCACAGTAGGTGCTATAAGCATAGCTCCATCAGAAGTTAAGAAGTATTTATCAAATCCTTCTTTGAATAATATACCAACATAACTTAGAGTCTTACCTGTTCTAAGATTGTTTTCTTTCTTTACAACAGCCTTTAATATTATTGAAGTATCTAATAATCCCTTCATTACTAAGCTTGCTTTACCAGAATTAACCTGTTCTACTGCCTTTTGTGCTGCATCTGGAAGATCTTCGGCATGTACGATTTCCATATCGTCTATGTTCACATTACCTTCTTTAGCTGCTTTCTTTATAAGATTTTCATCACCAACTAATATAGCTTTAGCGAATCCCATATCGATTGCATTTCTCAATGCTTGTAGAGTAGAGTCGTCATGTGGAGCTGCAACTGCAACTGTCTGTAACTTATCTCCTGATTTTTCTTTTGCTAGATTAATAAAATATTCCTTATTGATCATCTTTTACACTCCTTAGAAAATATATGTTTTATTTTTTATTTACATAACTCTATATAATATATTAACACACTTTTTTGAATTAAAAAACATTTTCCCTATTAATTAATATTTTAATTATTTGCATAATAAAAAAATAAGTTAGGCAATATACTATGCCTAACTTATCATTTAAAAATTATTTTTCTTTTTTATTTATTTTATAAAAATTTTTTCTTACTTATTTTTTATTTTGATTT includes these proteins:
- the tsaD gene encoding tRNA (adenosine(37)-N6)-threonylcarbamoyltransferase complex transferase subunit TsaD, whose amino-acid sequence is MNEDDIITLAIESSCDETACAILKNGREVLSNVISTQIETHKKFGGVVPEVASRKHVENIDIVVQEALDRAGIGFEDISHIAVTYGPGLVGALLVGLSYAKALAFTLKIPLVGVNHIEGHLSANYIEHKSLKPPFITLIVSGGHTHLVEVKDYGDYEIIGKTKDDASGEAFDKIARAMNLGYPGGPIVDRMAKNGNPNAIDFPRACLNDPGYDFSFSGLKSSVLNYLNSMKMKNLDIVEEDVCASFQNAVVDVLSQKTIRAALDKKYSTVALSGGVAANSALRYKFEQICKDNNLELRYPPLVLCTDNAAMIGCAGYYRYINGRRDGMELNAIPNLKINQY
- the rimI gene encoding ribosomal protein S18-alanine N-acetyltransferase, translating into MKYRNMKSDDINGVHEVEVSCFSDPWSLSAFKDELKNKLARYIVAENEDGKIVAYIGAWYILDEAHITNVAVHKDFRGQKIGDEMMCKFIEKCERDRLASITLEVRKSNIVAQNLYKKYGFLNGGLRKEYYGDNKEDALIMWKQLREVF
- the tsaB gene encoding tRNA (adenosine(37)-N6)-threonylcarbamoyltransferase complex dimerization subunit type 1 TsaB, giving the protein MKILSFDSSTKAASIALQIDDVLVGEIIINDKRTHSQKLMPMLDSLLDLADTKIDEIDLIGVCIGPGSFTGIRIALATVKAISHVKDIPIIAVNSLETLAQNVVNTDKIIVPILDAQADNVYAAIYKAEKNELEKVVDIDVISIDDLLDSIRQNDSNFILLGEGTIKHKEKLKTDNIEIVDTDKNISKASSICVLAKKKYEKNIDIKNAYDLEALYIRKSQAEIQYEEKIKRNEV
- the tsaE gene encoding tRNA (adenosine(37)-N6)-threonylcarbamoyltransferase complex ATPase subunit type 1 TsaE, encoding MKKIFLKNEDSTIKLGQKIAKLLFEGAILCLNGDLGAGKTCMTRSIAHSLGIEEDITSPTFTIINEYEEGRLKLYHFDVYRIGESVEMYDIGFEDYINSNGVCIIEWSNIIEDILPKERLELYISYCEEGREVEFKAYGLKYEKLVEELLKNENIELR
- a CDS encoding leucine-rich repeat protein; translated protein: MNKKKILVLLIAFTMSFTPIVPTYTYINEPALAENSEEDFVFDSNTGAIIAYKGKETNVIIPETIGGHAVKRIGSKAFYTTATNGVTKISSLQLNEGLEVIEKQAFGMQNSLIDVKFPSTLKEIQEGAFIKTGIKALNLNEGLEKISTLSFSNCANLESVKMASSIKEIGGKAFLNCPLLNSQIDFGQNFGVLSANVFDKTQVSNFAISNQGVPIKFIEKSIPTTLNEINIPYERETKMYLLAPVSNALNINLGEINVPASTSKQELIKILNKKVMLKGVYNEHETGITWNVDNFNGKTVEISGKFSEYKDNVLSDQDAANGFISNLNIKIKAVVDEKSVSWNQDDFTYSTLQEKMIKGMTYYAVTGFSPQGLSKFENYKDVVIPDFNEVEENGVKIKKPITGIGPSAFSDKGINSIKLPSMKEDFKDFYIGVAAFKNNNISELNINKGVKIIDSYAFQNNKISKINLPSTIVKVGNRAFSKNSIDELMISDDVVQLQLDNYSFEDNHIKSVNIPYNIFKIQGYVFARNTGMEKIPAGQLQPGDENSGTVFMYTRNPNHIESSVYTAESKYQKFILPTNIVDRSKLFQTINTANTKIASNYEKNSFDEFNSNLSKAKAVFSNFDANQNQIDEADNMLSESMKKLVSIGADKNELKELYNKISSINPSLLNEDSTSKIKAEIISTQSIINNDKVSQTEVDNKVAQLKDLLSNLEYSELAKWNPSDFVYDGNKILGYSNTGREKYLVNKNLVIPEKTDKGQIIEEIGESAFQTAEGIKYPLDNIISPNGLKSIAMHKSIKIIGENAFKDNSIENIDLHEGIEEIGSGAFHGNKLKEVILPESINKLGIAVFALNTENIKIKLPNRLKEVPDGLFSMNTNDSFNKIELPKGLEKIGKSAFLGIRINTLEIPSTIKEIGPRAFQANRLESLEIPANIKVISENTFEQNPKWKRLKELKLNEGVEEIRANAFSNSLLKETKIPLSLKKLDTDSFYKKQDGKTVGDDQPVKLITNNPKHKELFSNSKYHFIELQMLDVYIGGTIEKPDDYVSVNFKVPENASTNDPTTYYVKKGTPVKLEIPQLKLAKGYKFDKWSIDTTTIRQYDEDTDINANIIKNNGKKIKRISGDNRYLTSIEVSKYNYPNGSKKVVIASGKTEVDALVASTLASYLDAPILLADSNINKDLLNEIKRLKAEDVYICGGYNVLNAGIENKLKKESYKVNRLAGSDRYTTAEKIYEKLIELGLKSDEIILTSGEAYADALAAGTLSAKNKTPILLAKKNYVTDKTEKIINSKKELTIIGGYKRISNEFKFKVKTNRIAGSNRFETAKLVGDKAYPQSDSIVLVSGKEAYFVDALVASGLSLKLKGPIILTEKETIPKVIEEKINNIEKVFIVGGESAISKDLIK
- a CDS encoding bifunctional enoyl-CoA hydratase/phosphate acetyltransferase, with product MINKEYFINLAKEKSGDKLQTVAVAAPHDDSTLQALRNAIDMGFAKAILVGDENLIKKAAKEGNVNIDDMEIVHAEDLPDAAQKAVEQVNSGKASLVMKGLLDTSIILKAVVKKENNLRTGKTLSYVGILFKEGFDKYFLTSDGAMLIAPTVEQKKGIIENAVEVAHALGNKEPKVAMICAKEKYYDKMPATVDATELQKMNQSGEIKGCIVSGPLQMDNAVDAHAVEVKGIDDPVAGKADILIVPAIEAGNVLLKTAKYLGGWTFGGVIVGAKVPVVVCSRSDGEDAKLVSIATACMMAAEAENK